The sequence below is a genomic window from Leptospira inadai serovar Lyme str. 10.
GGAAATTTCTTCGGCTACTACGGCAAATCCTTTCCCGGCTTCGCCCGCCCTGGCAGCCTCGATGGCGGCATTCAAAGCAAGCAGTTGAGTTTGATCGGAAATATCGTTTATGATTCCGATAATTGCGGTCATTTCACCGGAAGACTTCAGGATGTTTCCGATCATTCCGCTCATTCCGTTAAGCGACTCTTCTCCTTTTCGCGCCTGCGCCGAAATCGATTTTGCCGCTCCGAGAGTCCCTTGAATTTCCGATCCGATCTTTCGTACTCCGGCCGATAACTCTTTGATTTTAGAATGGAATGCAAGAATATTCTTATATTGTGTTTCGGTAATAGATGATATGCTCTCCATGCCCGCCGACATTTCTTCGATCGTTGCCGACATTTCTTCGGAAGAAGCGGCCGTGGATTGGGCTCCGGAAGCGAAAGCTTGGGACGAACCGGTCAATTGTTCCGCAGCGGCACCCAATTCGAGAGCTATACGTTGGATATCGTGAAGAGAGGACCGTAAACTTCCGATAAACGTGTTCATTTCCCTACTCATCGTTCCGATCTCGTCGTTATAGGCTGCTTCGACATTGGTAGTCAAATCCCCTTGCGCCATCGACTGAAAGACCAGGCTGGCGTCTCTTAGTGGACCTAATCTTCTTTTTAATAGAAAATAAAGGATGGAAAGAGCGATAATTGCGGTCAACACGGAGACGGCTAGTATGGTAAGAAGCAATCCTTTGAATGAACTCCAGATTTCATCCTTAGGGAGTATCACGAAGGCGAGAGTATCCCAATTTTTTAGCCTAAAGAGGGTTGCATACCGCTCCTGACCCCTGAATTCGAATTCCATCATTTCACCGGAGGCTAACGCCAATAATTTCTTTCCGTAGGTTGTCTCTTTCGCCACGTCCAAATTTAAGATCATGTCTTTTTTAGGATGGGCGTATAATATTCCGTCGGTGGTGGTCGCCGCCAAATAACCTTGCTGGCCTATTTTATAATTCTTAATTACTTTTTCTGAAAGTGATTCCAGGGATAGTGCAAAGGCCACGATTCCGACGACTTTTCCGGCATCCATCACCGGGACCGTAAGCAACGATACCGGCAATTTCGTGACGGGAGAGCGAAGCGGCTTTCCTAAATGAAATTTTCCCTCTACGGCGGCTTTTATATTCGGAACGTTTTGTTCTCTTACTCCCAGACGTAAGCCGGTACCTTTTCCCAAGGCGTCCGTAATTACCAAGGGGTCTTTTTCCATTGTGGTAACGAATACATTCTCGTATGCGCCGAATTTTTGGAGGACTTCCTTATATAGCGCTTGAGCGATCGGCTTTCCGGTGCGAATGGTTTCCTTGGTTCGAGGATCTTCGGCGAGAATTTCCGCTATTCTTAAATGAGTATCGTAAAAGTTTTCGATTTCCGAAGCGGCGGATTGGCTCACGCTTCTCATTTGGGTAAAGTAAGTCTTTTCGATCTGGTCTTTTCCGACTCCTAACGCCACTCCGGAAATCGTCAGGACTAGAACGGCAATAATCGAAATGCTGTAAGCGAGTAGGATGAATATCAGACTTTGGTGTTTCATATAATAATATTTATTAAGACGACCTGTTTTGAGGATAATTTCGGGCGAGTCAATGATTTGTTCTTTCTTGAATATCTGTACCGTTAATTCTTACGGTTTTACTTACGGTTTAAGGCGCAATTCAAGTGTGCGGTTTCGCTTTACGGTTGCCTGCAAAAGGCGATAACGGGATGCTGGAACGTAAATTGGAACCGGTCCATTATTCTGTCCTATACCGCGAGATTCTTTCCTTCTTTCTAGATGTCTTCGCTCCCGATCAGGAAATCCTTTTTCTAGATGGTACGGCGGGCGAAGGAGGTCATTCGCTTCTTCTTTTAGAAAATTTTCCCCGAGCGAAACTTATCCTTCTCGATCGGGATTCGGTGATGCTTACCAGGGCAAAGGCCCGTTTAGAACAATTTCAAGATCGCACTCATTTTATTGAAGCGAATTTTTCGGAAGTGGATAAGGAATTCCTTCGGAAAGAGGGATTGGATCGGCGACCGGACGGGATTCTCCTGGATTTGGGAATTTCCACATTTCATCTTTTGCACGCCGGGCGAGGCTTTAGTTTTAGGGAAAACGAACCTCTGGATATGAGGCTTTCTTCCAGCGGAGGCATATCTGCGGAGGATGTGATCAATACGTATCCGGAAAAAACTCTCAGTAAAATTTTCTATGAATATGGCGAGGAACGATGGACCAAAAAAATCGTGGAAGCATTGCTGGAACGCCGAAGACACGGTCGTATTTCTTATACGGGTGAATTAGCTCAATTAATCTCTCGAGTGATCCCCCGAAAATTCTGGCCTCCGGGCCGCCATCCGGCAACCAGGGTCTTTCAAGCCTTGCGGATAGAAGTGAATCAGGAATTACTTCATATCGAGTTCGGTTTATCCAAGCTTCTGGATGCGCTTGCTCCAGGTGGACGGTTTCAAGTGATCTCCTTTCATTCCTTGGAAGATCGGATCGTTAAGAATAAGTTTCGAGATTACGCCCGTTTGTCGGGAGCTAAAGTCGTGACAAAAAAGCCCGTTCTCCCGGGGGAAGAAGAGATGCGGGAGAACAATGCCTCTCGATCGGCTAAATTGCGGGTCATCGATAAGCTTTTGCCGTCCGATACTTTAGATATGGAAGAGGAGGACGAAGAAGAATGAGTCGAATCCATGAATTTGTGAATCATCGAATCTGGGGAGACTTGTCTTTTTTGGGGCTGGTATTTTTGAAAGTCGCTCTTCCCTGCCTTTTCCTATTCTTATTCGTATGGCAAAACGTACAAGTGGCCCGACTGAATCGTGAATTAGCCCTGGCTTCCCAATCCAAAGAACTACTTTTAAAGAAAAACGACGATCTTAAAATCGGAATGGCCACTTATACTTCGGCCCGGCGTATCGAAGCATTGTATAGGAAAACCTATCATTACTTGCCGATCACCGTGGGGGATAGAATTATTACCGTAACGCTCCCGCCGGAACGAAACGAGACCGATCTTGAAACTTTCCGCTCTCCTTGAAGCATTTCCCGGGATAAAAGTTTTATCTCCCTCCTTCGACGGTGCCGAAGAAGTAGCATTCGTTCGCACGGATTCCCGTCAACTTTCCTCCCGGGATCTGTTTTGCGTTCCCAATTCCTTAGGGGCAAAAGGAATCGAGTATGCAACCGAATCGATCGGACGCTTTCTTTTGTTTCAAGACGGGACTCGAATACCGGACCTGCCGAGTAAGATAATCTTAACGTCCCCGCAAGATCCCGAAAAATATGCGGGGAAAATCGCCTCTCTTTTGCTCGGGAATCCATCCGCATCCTTGAAAGTGATCGGCATCACCGGAACAAACGGAAAGACGTCTCTTACTTACATACTTGCTTCGTTGGGACAGGCGGTCGGAGCGAACTGCGGCATTATCGGAACCGTGGGCGTGAGGTTTCAGGGTAAGAAGAAAGATACCGGTTACACGACTCCGGATGCATGTTCGCTCCAATTGATTTTAAGGGAAATGTCGGATGCGGGGATCGAATACGTCTTTATGGAAGCCAGTTCTCACGGTCTGAAATTAGACAGAACCGACGGTGTTCGTTTCTTTGCGGGCGTTTTTACCAACCTGACTCAGGATCATCTAGACTTTCATCCGAACATGGAGGATTATCTCCGGAGTAAAAGCCTACTCTTTCAGTCCATGAAGTCGGAACCGAATGCCTTCGGAGTTTTAGATCTGAGTTCACCGGGGGGCTTGGAGATGCATGACTTGATCCGAAAGCTCTGTCCGGAATTAAAACTCTTTGTGATCGAAGACGGTAGTGGAGAACTTAAAATCTCAAACGAGGAATTTTCGCTTCAGGGTACCGAATATGATTTCGAAATTCCTTCCCGATGGGGCGGGAGAGCTCGGATTCATACGAACTTATTAGGCGGGTTTAATATTCGTAATACCGCTTTGGCTCTCACGACCGCTTTCGGTCTAGGCTGGCCTCGAAATTCTTTGCTGGAAGCGCTTCGCTCTATCCCGCAAATTCCCGGAAGGTTCCAACTCTATTACAGTCCGGACCGGTCGCGAATGGCGGTGGTGGATTATGCACATACTCCGGATGCTCTTGAAAACATTCTGAAGAGCGTCCGAGAATCAAAACCCAAGGAATTGATCGTTTTATTCGGATGCGGAGGAGACAGAGATCGCGCTAAACGACCTCAAATGGCTCGAATTGCGGAGAGACTCGCGGATAAGGTCATTTTGACTTCGGATAATCCCAGAACGGAAAACCCGGAGGCAATCTTGGACGAAATTCAATCCGGTTTCTCGCCCGGGTTTGCACCCTTCCTTCGCGAGGCGGATCGGGCTGTCGCGATTCGACGAGGCATCTCGGTTTTAGAAGAGGGAGGCTGTCTTTTGGTCGCGGGAAAAGGACACGAAGATTATCAGATTATCGGAAAGGAAAAACGTCATTTCGACGACGGTGAAGAGATACAAAAAGCTTGGCTGTTTACCGAATCAGGACGATAGGGTTAGGAGACCTTCCGATTCGGACTAAGGGGACTATGTTCTATTACGTATACGAGTATTTTTTTCGGGAATGGGATTCCCTTCGTATTTTCAGCTATGTGACCTTTCGTGCATTAATGGCCGGCTTGACGTCCATGTTCATCACTTTTTGGTTCGGCGGAAGGATGATCCGGTTTTTATACGGATTGAAATTTCGTGAAAGTGTCCGGGATGACGGTCCTAAATCCCATAGTGCGAAATCGGGAACTCCTACTATGGGCGGCTTGATGATCATAGGCGCTTTGCTTTTATCCGTACTACTATGGGGAAATCTTAAAAACTTAAACGTGCTGCTTTTATTAGCCGCTGCCGTACTGTTTTCCGCTCTCGGATTCGGTGACGATTATATGAAATCGGTAAAGAAGATCAAGGGAGGGATGAGAGCTCGAACCAAATTCGTTTTGTCGATTCTTTTATCGGCGGGTTTTTGCGCCGCATATTTCTATTATACTGGCGAGTCTCCGGGAGGAGCTTCTGGCAGAATTCCGTTTCATTTAACGGATTTATTCCTACCTTTCGTGAAAGGGCCCGTTCTTGCATTGGGTATTTTGGCGATTCCGTTTTCGATTTTAGTAATGCTAGGCGCGTGCCACGGAGTGAATCTAACGGACGGCTTGGACGGTCTTGCCGGAGGAACGGCCTGCATCGCGGTGACCACACTCGCGATCATCTCTTACGTGTCGGGAACTCCGGTCGCAGCTAATTATTTAAATATTCCTTATTTACCCGGAGCCCATGAGTATAGCGTTTTCCTTTCCGCGTTAGCCGGAGCTCTCATCGGTTTTTTATGGTTCAATACCCATCCGGCTCAGGTATTTATGGGCGATACGGGATCTCTTTTTTTAGGAGCCACGATCGGGATGACCTGCGTTATGCTCAAAAAAGAAATCCTGCTCGTGATATTAGGCGGGATCTTCGTGGCCGAGTCTCTTTCGGTGATTTTGCAAGTGGGTTCTTTCAAATTAACTAAAAAACGAATATTTAAAATGGCTCCTTTGCATCACCATTTCGAATTGGTCGGAATTTCGGAAACGAAAGTAGTGATTCGTTTTTGGATCGTAGCCGTCATTTTGGCGATTATCTCCCTTTCAAGTCTGAAAATTCAATGAAAGAACTTGGGCGTAGGTGGAGGGAATTCTGGGAGTCACCCGGGGCTCCTTTCGATCTGCCCATGGTAGGAACGATCTTCCTTCTTTTACTCTTCGGAATTTGCGTAATGTATTCCAGCTCTTCCATCACTGCGTGGAGAGATTTTCACGATTCGGAATATTTTTTAAAAAAACAAGCTCTTTGGGCGCTCATAGGGATTCTTGTTTTTTTCTTTTTCGCCAATTTTTCCTACCGCCGCTTGGAGCGATTCGCTTTGGTCGGCATGATAGTAAGCATCCTGCTGCTCATCCTTGTGTTTATTCCCGGTGTAGGAAAATCCGTCGGAACCTATTATGGAAGAAACTTTCATCGTTGGATAGGCATCGGCCCGTACCAACTTCAGCCCTCCGAGATCGCAAAGCTTGCAGTGGTGATTTATCTCTCCGCGATGATTTCTAAATTGAAAGAAAAGGAAAATCGAGAGGCGAAAAAGTTTTTGATTCCCGGAGCCCTGCTTCTTTCGGTTCTGGTTTTAATTCTAGCGGAGCCGGCCTTCGGAACGACCATGGAGATCCTGTTCGTCGTCTTGGCGTTCGTGTTCCTATTCGGGTTTCCGTTCCGCAATTTACTTTTAGTCGGTTTGGTTTCTCTACCGCTTGCTTATTTATTGGTGGATCGTGTCGGTTATAGAAAGAAGCGGGTGGAAGTCTGGTTGGATCCCTATAAGTTTCGTTTCGACGAGGGGCATCAATTGGTGACTTCTTTTAGGGCATTCTTGGACGGAGGATGGTTCGGGAATAAACTCGCGAGCGGATATGCTCACCGGTATTTGACCTATAGTCACACGGACTTTGTGTTGGCTACCTTTGTGGAGGACTTCGGATTCTTGGGCTTTCTTTTCTTTTTCGGTTTGGTTCTATTTCTTCTGTATCGAACATACGTATTATTAAGGAAAGTCAGCGACCCGTTCGGTTTTTATCTTGGAGCCGGCCTTTTGTTTATCCTTGGCACCCAGTTCGTGATTAATAGTTATGTGGTCACGGGCCTATTTCCGATTACGGGGATTAGCCTTCCGTTTATGAGTTACGGGGGGTCCTCGCTACTTGTGGTTCTGGCGGCCTTCGGAATTCTTGTCAATATAACCAGAAGAGAGAACCTAGGCGTATGAGATCCGTCTTAATCGCGGCCGGCGGGACCGGCGGTCATATTTCTCCGGGAGTCGCGCTGGCGGAAACACTGATCGCGGCCAAATCGCCCTTCGATATCGATAAAATTTTTATTCATTCACTGTATCGAAACAAAGATAATCCCGACCTGAAACAGGCGCCTTGCGAAGTGTTATGGCATAATACTCCGAACTTATCCGGGAATTATTTATTCCTACCGTTCCGCTACGTTTATCAATTGTTAAAATCTTGGATACTTTTCTCCCGTCTCGGGGTGGACGCGGTGATTGGTATGGGAGGATACTCCAGTTTTCCCGCTCTTCTCTATGCATTATTATTTCGTAAAAAGATTTTTCTTTGCGAACAAAATTGTATTCCAGGGGCCGTGAACCGAATCTTCTTTCGCTTTGCCGACAAGGTCGCCTTTAGCTTTCCTCCTCGGGACACGAAGCTTTCCTGCCGGTGGGAAATTCTGGGAAACCCGCTTCGGAGCAAAACCGTTCCGAAACTCGCCTTAAAATTCAGCGATAAATGGGATCCTAAAAAGAAGAAGCAGTTCAACGTTTTAGTTATGGGCGGTTCACAAGGAGCTCGTCAAATTAATAATATAGTCGTTAACCTGATGAAGCATGACCTGATCCAGGAAAGATTCCGCTTCCGGATGCTGACGGGAACGGCTTTGTATGACGAGGTTTCCAAGAAAACCAAGACGGCTGATCTAATTTCATATTCCGATAATATGGCCGAACATTACGAATGGGCTAACTTAGTCATCGCTCGTTCCGGTTCCGGAGTGCTTTCCGAATGCGCCGCGTTTGCTCTTCCTATGATTCTAATTCCGTATCCCTTCGCAAAAGACGACCACCAAACCGCCAACGCGAGATACATGGAGGGGAACGGGGCCGCGGTCGTCATCGAGCAACGGGACGAGGACGAAAGCAAACTATTCAAAATTCTTTCCGACCTTACGGACGATCCCAAAAAATTAAACGATATTTCGGTGAAATCTTTGGAGTGTTCTCATGTAGAAGCCGCAGAGGATACGATTCGATTCTTCTTCGGAACGGATTGATGTCCGGATTTAATTTCTCCAAACCGACTTTATCATTTTCTAAACCTTTTTTTCTCGGCATCGGCGGTTCCGGAATGTCGAGTCTTGCGCATATTCTACTCGATATCGGATTGCCTGTCGTCGGTTACGATGGAAAGAAAACTCCTACGACGCAAAAGTTGGAGGAGAAGGGCGCGATAATTTATTCCAAATCCGACGAAATTCCGGATGAATTCGACGCGGCCATTTACTCTTCCGCGATTCGATTGGAGGAACATCCGATCGCGAAAATTCTAAACCGTCGTGGAGTTCCGTTCTTTCATCGCTCCAAAGTTCTACATGATTGCTTTTCTTCTCGGATCGGGATAGCGGTCGCCGGTTCTCACGGCAAGACCACCACCACAGCTATGACGGGATTTCTTTTGGATTCCGTCGGCTTACAACCTTCCCTGATGGTGGGAGGTGAAGTCGCTTTTTTGGACGGAAAAGGCGGAAGATTCGGACAGGGAGAATTTGCGGTCTTTGAATCCGACGAATCGGACGGTACGTTCTTGAACCACGAGGCGGCCATCAGGATCGTAACGAACATTGATGAAGACCATTTGGATTATTATAAGTCGAGACGGAATCTTTTGGACGCTTTTGCAAAGTTCATCGATAAGACCAAGAGGCGCGTTATTCTAAATTTGGACGATCCCGGCATCAAGGAATGTATTTCGTCGGTCCGATCTAGAAAAACGATATTCGGATTTTTTGAAATCGGTTCGGAAAATTGGAATAAGGAAAGAAATGCGTCTTCTATAGAAGGTAAGTTCGGTTTGGAAGTCGATTCGTTAATTCCCTACAAGATCGAAAAAGGTCGTTTAACATTTTACTATAACGGTAAAGAGATTTCTTTCGGTTCCAAGTTTCCGGGATTGCATTACCTGCGAAATTCCTTGGCGGCGATTATGGCAGGTATAGAAGCGGGGATATCCGCC
It includes:
- the mraY gene encoding phospho-N-acetylmuramoyl-pentapeptide-transferase, which gives rise to MFYYVYEYFFREWDSLRIFSYVTFRALMAGLTSMFITFWFGGRMIRFLYGLKFRESVRDDGPKSHSAKSGTPTMGGLMIIGALLLSVLLWGNLKNLNVLLLLAAAVLFSALGFGDDYMKSVKKIKGGMRARTKFVLSILLSAGFCAAYFYYTGESPGGASGRIPFHLTDLFLPFVKGPVLALGILAIPFSILVMLGACHGVNLTDGLDGLAGGTACIAVTTLAIISYVSGTPVAANYLNIPYLPGAHEYSVFLSALAGALIGFLWFNTHPAQVFMGDTGSLFLGATIGMTCVMLKKEILLVILGGIFVAESLSVILQVGSFKLTKKRIFKMAPLHHHFELVGISETKVVIRFWIVAVILAIISLSSLKIQ
- a CDS encoding UDP-N-acetylglucosamine--N-acetylmuramyl-(pentapeptide) pyrophosphoryl-undecaprenol N-acetylglucosamine transferase; this translates as MRSVLIAAGGTGGHISPGVALAETLIAAKSPFDIDKIFIHSLYRNKDNPDLKQAPCEVLWHNTPNLSGNYLFLPFRYVYQLLKSWILFSRLGVDAVIGMGGYSSFPALLYALLFRKKIFLCEQNCIPGAVNRIFFRFADKVAFSFPPRDTKLSCRWEILGNPLRSKTVPKLALKFSDKWDPKKKKQFNVLVMGGSQGARQINNIVVNLMKHDLIQERFRFRMLTGTALYDEVSKKTKTADLISYSDNMAEHYEWANLVIARSGSGVLSECAAFALPMILIPYPFAKDDHQTANARYMEGNGAAVVIEQRDEDESKLFKILSDLTDDPKKLNDISVKSLECSHVEAAEDTIRFFFGTD
- the murC gene encoding UDP-N-acetylmuramate--L-alanine ligase, which translates into the protein MSGFNFSKPTLSFSKPFFLGIGGSGMSSLAHILLDIGLPVVGYDGKKTPTTQKLEEKGAIIYSKSDEIPDEFDAAIYSSAIRLEEHPIAKILNRRGVPFFHRSKVLHDCFSSRIGIAVAGSHGKTTTTAMTGFLLDSVGLQPSLMVGGEVAFLDGKGGRFGQGEFAVFESDESDGTFLNHEAAIRIVTNIDEDHLDYYKSRRNLLDAFAKFIDKTKRRVILNLDDPGIKECISSVRSRKTIFGFFEIGSENWNKERNASSIEGKFGLEVDSLIPYKIEKGRLTFYYNGKEISFGSKFPGLHYLRNSLAAIMAGIEAGISAEDAARSISAYSGVKRRLEYLGSRAGVDVYDDYGHHPTEVRAVLSSMAEMSDGKGRTVVLFQPHRFTRTQNLYKEFAESLESGEIVYLLPVYPAGESPIAGVSSELIVDVMKRKPILLSDDVKEGCAELRNFLRSGDKLVTLGAGNVRDWGMEFLS
- a CDS encoding FtsW/RodA/SpoVE family cell cycle protein, producing the protein MKELGRRWREFWESPGAPFDLPMVGTIFLLLLFGICVMYSSSSITAWRDFHDSEYFLKKQALWALIGILVFFFFANFSYRRLERFALVGMIVSILLLILVFIPGVGKSVGTYYGRNFHRWIGIGPYQLQPSEIAKLAVVIYLSAMISKLKEKENREAKKFLIPGALLLSVLVLILAEPAFGTTMEILFVVLAFVFLFGFPFRNLLLVGLVSLPLAYLLVDRVGYRKKRVEVWLDPYKFRFDEGHQLVTSFRAFLDGGWFGNKLASGYAHRYLTYSHTDFVLATFVEDFGFLGFLFFFGLVLFLLYRTYVLLRKVSDPFGFYLGAGLLFILGTQFVINSYVVTGLFPITGISLPFMSYGGSSLLVVLAAFGILVNITRRENLGV
- a CDS encoding methyl-accepting chemotaxis protein, which codes for MKHQSLIFILLAYSISIIAVLVLTISGVALGVGKDQIEKTYFTQMRSVSQSAASEIENFYDTHLRIAEILAEDPRTKETIRTGKPIAQALYKEVLQKFGAYENVFVTTMEKDPLVITDALGKGTGLRLGVREQNVPNIKAAVEGKFHLGKPLRSPVTKLPVSLLTVPVMDAGKVVGIVAFALSLESLSEKVIKNYKIGQQGYLAATTTDGILYAHPKKDMILNLDVAKETTYGKKLLALASGEMMEFEFRGQERYATLFRLKNWDTLAFVILPKDEIWSSFKGLLLTILAVSVLTAIIALSILYFLLKRRLGPLRDASLVFQSMAQGDLTTNVEAAYNDEIGTMSREMNTFIGSLRSSLHDIQRIALELGAAAEQLTGSSQAFASGAQSTAASSEEMSATIEEMSAGMESISSITETQYKNILAFHSKIKELSAGVRKIGSEIQGTLGAAKSISAQARKGEESLNGMSGMIGNILKSSGEMTAIIGIINDISDQTQLLALNAAIEAARAGEAGKGFAVVAEEISKLSVKTASSIKSIGDMINKNNSELDIGAKGIRSSVEIIHSIIQSVDSVADAMNHLYEITSAQEGINRIVDDQADKVGSEAESVKLATGEQKRAVREIAQVITQINEHTLNTASGSEQMSASAQNLATTAETLRSITDKFKI
- the rsmH gene encoding 16S rRNA (cytosine(1402)-N(4))-methyltransferase RsmH, producing the protein MLERKLEPVHYSVLYREILSFFLDVFAPDQEILFLDGTAGEGGHSLLLLENFPRAKLILLDRDSVMLTRAKARLEQFQDRTHFIEANFSEVDKEFLRKEGLDRRPDGILLDLGISTFHLLHAGRGFSFRENEPLDMRLSSSGGISAEDVINTYPEKTLSKIFYEYGEERWTKKIVEALLERRRHGRISYTGELAQLISRVIPRKFWPPGRHPATRVFQALRIEVNQELLHIEFGLSKLLDALAPGGRFQVISFHSLEDRIVKNKFRDYARLSGAKVVTKKPVLPGEEEMRENNASRSAKLRVIDKLLPSDTLDMEEEDEEE
- a CDS encoding UDP-N-acetylmuramoyl-L-alanyl-D-glutamate--2,6-diaminopimelate ligase; this encodes MKLSALLEAFPGIKVLSPSFDGAEEVAFVRTDSRQLSSRDLFCVPNSLGAKGIEYATESIGRFLLFQDGTRIPDLPSKIILTSPQDPEKYAGKIASLLLGNPSASLKVIGITGTNGKTSLTYILASLGQAVGANCGIIGTVGVRFQGKKKDTGYTTPDACSLQLILREMSDAGIEYVFMEASSHGLKLDRTDGVRFFAGVFTNLTQDHLDFHPNMEDYLRSKSLLFQSMKSEPNAFGVLDLSSPGGLEMHDLIRKLCPELKLFVIEDGSGELKISNEEFSLQGTEYDFEIPSRWGGRARIHTNLLGGFNIRNTALALTTAFGLGWPRNSLLEALRSIPQIPGRFQLYYSPDRSRMAVVDYAHTPDALENILKSVRESKPKELIVLFGCGGDRDRAKRPQMARIAERLADKVILTSDNPRTENPEAILDEIQSGFSPGFAPFLREADRAVAIRRGISVLEEGGCLLVAGKGHEDYQIIGKEKRHFDDGEEIQKAWLFTESGR